The genomic segment CATTCGCCTTGTGGCAAATACACAAATTGTCCATTTGGCGGCAAACGGAGGGTTTGATGCTCTTTTCATTGACCTCGAACATTCGACATTATCCATTCATGATGCCAGTCAGCACTGTATCGTTGGTCTTCAGTTGGGTATGACGCCCTTTGTCAGAGTACCTTATCAGTGCGGCAATGGCTTTGTTCAAAAGGTTCTCGATGGAGGAGCCATGGGAGTTGTATTTCCTCACATTCACGGCCGCGGTAAGTACCACAAGAGATTCCTACCTGGATTTCCGCGTCCATTCGGTTGGCAAGAGGAACTTACAAAGTCCTTGCAGTTGATGCCATGGCTGCTGTCTCGATCTGCAAATATCCGCCGCAAGGAAAGAGGTCCATCACTGGCCAACTGCCCGTATTCTCATTAAAGGCTGTGCCACAGAGCACCATAATCTCAGAGACGAACGCCAACGGCTCAACTGTATTCCTGATGATCGAGACGAAGGAGAGTATTGAGAACATCGACGAGATCGCTTCTGTTGAAGGCGCCGACGTTCTCCTCGTCGGGTCGAATGACCTCGCTATCGAGTTAGGCGCGCCGGGCCAATTCAAGAGTCCAGTTTTCCGGGAAGCTATGGAGATCGTAAGCCGGGCATGCAAAAAACACGGCAAGATCATGGGCTTGGCTGGTATCTACAATAACCATGAGCTGCATGACTGG from the Colletotrichum lupini chromosome 3, complete sequence genome contains:
- a CDS encoding HpcH/HpaI aldolase, which translates into the protein MASLLSNSLTRLSASGKLCTAMGIRLVANTQIVHLAANGGFDALFIDLEHSTLSIHDASQHCIVGLQLGMTPFVRVPYQCGNGFVQKVLDGGAMGVVFPHIHGRVDAMAAVSICKYPPQGKRSITGQLPVFSLKAVPQSTIISETNANGSTVFLMIETKESIENIDEIASVEGADVLLVGSNDLAIELGAPGQFKSPVFREAMEIVSRACKKHGKIMGLAGIYNNHELHDWAINELGVRFLLGGQDSAILARGAAETMAEIAKVQK